In the bacterium SCSIO 12741 genome, CTTTTAGGCCTGCGAAAACCTTAAAATAGACTTCCTCCAAATCACCAATGATCTGCGCTCTTAAGATTTGATCAGCTTGGGCTTTTGATAGGCCTCCATCTATAGCATCCGGCCCCAGATCAATAACCATGTACAAGTGATTCACCAATTCATTTGGAGTATCGTTATACAATTCTTCCGTTGGTAAATCCTGAAAATGATGGGCAAACCCCTTGATCTTATACATCCGGGTAGCCTTTTTATACATAACTCTGCCATAAGAGTCACTCTCATAATCTATTTCTATTTTGGATTCATTAGGCAGTTCTATTGAAGTCAGATTCCAGGCTGACGCATTCTTATCAGCCTCTAATTTATTCTGTACTGAGTATGGAAATTCTTGGTTCGTTAGGTTGGTTGAAAAAAAGTAATAACCATTTGTAGAATCTCCAATGTATTCAAGCTCTTTTTGAGGCAAATAGCTTCCCCATCGGTCTTTAGCTAATGGATCATAGCTGGGGTTATTATCATCTTCATCCTCAACTGTGTGATTTGGATCTCCGTAATGGAAAATATACTTGCGTTCCTTGGATCGTTCTGTTTGATTACCGTAAGTAAAATAGATTCCGGTTAATGTCAATTTGCCTGAATTCGGATTGACATTCTGATCTTCCAACGAGTTAGGCGTTCCTGGACAGAGGGAGTAATCATATTCGAAGTAAACAGTCTTTACGGGTACAGGCTGATAATTAGGATCATTTACCGCCTTGATTTTTTCCTGCCTTGGATAAAGAACAATTTTATCCAATTGCTGAGGGCGAATACTGGTGCTTATTTTACCATTTTCGTCATCAACGCCCAATCCATCAAATCGATCACTCGTATGAAATTCGGCAACATAATTCTTACTCTCCATCGAGTGTAGATACCACAGCTCCTTTTTGCCATAGACATAGGAAGCCATGTCATCTTCCTCCTGCATCGAAGAATGAACATAGGTATTGGGATTGTAATAGGCCATATCCTCCTGGATAGGGTTCCGCCATTTAAAATTATTGGAAAGCATGGCATAATTGAATCTTGTATAATTTCCATTATCATCAGGGGTCAGGCCATCACCGGTCATATCCACATAATTGCTTGACACCACTCCACTGAGTAGATAATCTGTAGCGTACGCAGGCATTTCCTTTTTATCAAAGTTGCCGGATATTCCCCTGGCATTCTGGGTCGAATTATCCACATTTTTGCTGTAAGAAACCAAACCAGTTGCCAACCCATTGCGGTGCCAGTTTCTATCTGCTTGTTGGTTCCAATCCTTATCTACACTGAAAGTAACTTCATGCTGATCCAGGTTGTAAACAGGAACGTCATAAATGAAGCGAGTACCCTCAACATCTAATGCGGTAAATTGATGGAAATGGTGGCCATTTGTATAACTTCCCCGGTCAACCGAGGTATACCCCTTATAGCCAGGGTTATTCTTTAAAAATTCCCCTTTACTGCCATCACCTTCAACATCGAAGGCAAAATTATTGACCGTGTATCGCTTTATTTTACGGTTAAGACCATAATATTTTGCTTCATCCGCAGTGAGGGCTTGAACTACATGATTCAACGGTTGGCGTTCTGTCCGATAGTAATTTCCTTCAAGGGTAGTTTGAGTATTTGGGTCATTTCCCACCCAGTAGGTTTCCATGCTCTCTTTTTTCAGTTTTTTCGTCATTTGGGGCTCAATTGGACTTTCATCACCCAAGGTGTTTGACGCATAAATGGAATTCTGAAAACGAGTAGGCTCACCAATAACGCGGAAATAAAAGGGTTCAATGTTTTCCTTACCCGTTTTAGTTTCCATTTCGCTACCATTTAAAAATTTAAAATCATCAAGATTTCCATTTAACTCCTCCCAAGGTCCTGAGGTGTTCTTAATAGTCAGAAGGTCAAGGTTGACTCCTGCCTTGATCAATTGGCCAAACATTATTTCAAAGCCTCCAGGTAATCTCGAATTTCCCTCTTGAACAATAGGATCTGCCACTTGCCCAACATCATTACGATGAGGGCGAAAATTGAAATTACTTCCCATTGCACTGGCCGTATAGACATCAGGTGTCATTGCACTAAATCCTAACCTCGGAGTCTTAGAATTAAACTCGCCATTAGTTTCACCATTGAAGTCCATCAAAGAATGCCCATCAGCATATTGACTATATATATATCCGTATCCCTGGTTCGACCAATTCATATTTTCCATCTCAACTTGAACCTTGGAGTGCTTAACAGTTCCCTTAATCGAGCTCCAGCTCAATTCACCGCCAATTCCAATGTCATAAGCAAAGCCAGATGTATTCTTGGCATAAGGTTGATAGGGGATTGAACTTATAGTTCCAAATGGCACATAAGAACTAACGCCAACTCCTCCACTTACCATCGACTTCTTATTACCAATCTGAATACCATCTTCATAATGAATACTTTGACTGGCGTTGAGGGACCTGCTAACAGATAATTGTCTAATTCCATCTCTAGAATTAATCGGTAATCCATAGGATTCTTGAAGAGTTGTCATTTTTCCTCCAATGATTTGTCCTCCAAGAAAGGGTGTTAGCGTAATACCGCTAGATCCTCCTTGCATGTTAATACCAATGTTATTTCCACTAAGTCCATCGGATACACTCGAAGAAAAGGTCTGAGAAAAATCTACATGAGTTCCTAAATGTTGCCCCCATGTAACGCCTACTCCGGTACCTGAGTTCGCCCCCATTCGAATGCCAGCAGAAGAACTTCCGGAGCCGTTATCGGTAAAATTGTACCCAACAAATTCAAGGTTCACACTGGCATGCAGGTTATTCGTTTTCTGCGTTTTAAAGTTGGCTTCGCGTTTTACTTCATCCCCTTTAAAATCATCGGGCAATCCTCTGACGGATCTGTTCAGTACTCCTGGACTTAGGGTCCATCCCAATCCGACCCAACTCGCTTCCTGTTCCATCCCAATACCAGCGGCATAACTCAGAGTCAAGGGATACCCCTCGACATCCAACAAGGGAATGGAGTAGCTAAAATTACCCGTAGCTGGATCAACCATTTTATCAATAGTCAAAGAGCTCGCTCCTCCCTCATGCTCAGCTTGCTTGGTTCCATTTCCATTGGCTTCTGCCTCAATGGGTATCGTGATTAATGAGGGTACGAATATTCCAATGAGGGTATACGCAATTACCTTCTGGGTCAGTTTCTTTCTTAAAAAGTTCATTACAGTTCTTTTTTAATTCTCAGGTAATAGTTTTCTTTCTTTTCGTTGGTTACGGTTAGGAGGTAAAATCCATTGGCTACTGAATTCATATCCAGCACATAACGATTATCTCCATAGTCTTTTCCGGTGGTATTAATACCTACTCCGTTCACGGGATTTCCGTGAATATCGGTAAGCTCATAATCCAGGGTTCCATGGTTGTATTCTCCCTCATAGCGGAAGAAAAAATGACCGTAGTAGGTGTCCCTATAATCTCCTTCTAACTCGGGCATGAGTTCATGGTAGCTGGTAATTTCTTCGCAGCCCATACTGGTAATGATGTTGTGAATTTGAGAAGGCCCATCATGAAGAATGGCTCCAATTCTGAGGGTTTGATCGGTTTTCTGGCAAGCGGCCAGATCCACCGTCATTTCCATTTTCTGACCAGCAGGTGATGATACGGTATAAGTGTAATAGGGCTGACCACCTCCAGGCGTATGATAGGTACGTTCAATTTTCCATTCTTGTTGCTGAGATGACAAGGCTGGATCGACAGAACCATAGCAGTTAACCCCTGAGAAAACTCCATTCAAAGAAGCTATTCCATTGGGAAGACTACTGCTGGATGAGGGAGAAGGAAGTCGCAAATAGTGCCCATGGGTCCTCGCAACTACATGGGAAACACTTGCCTTTTCAGCCTCCGTAAAACCAATACGTGCTTTGTTGTGATGAATTAATGCTGATGGGCTGGGTGAGCCAACGTTTCTATATTGAGGTACTTCAAAACTAATCCAGGCATCTTCGGTGGAACTTACCCGGTTGCGAGAAACGGCATAATAGTCAGTACTGGCCTGTCCGCCAATCAGATCCAATTCGTTCTGTACGGTGAGTCCCTGGGTATAATCTGATTCCCAAAGAACCTTATTCCCTACATGGACTGAAAAGGCATGGTGGTATTGAAATCCTCTAATACCTGAAGAAATAAAGGGCAAAACCAGGTGGTATTCACCGGCACCTAAACCGGTAACCTTGGTACTTCTGGAAATTAACGTTCCATGCTTGTCATACCACATGGGTGGCATAAAGTCATTTAAGTTGATTGCCGGATTTTGGGGGTAATTTCAATGATCCCATTAGGAACCAAGCACGAAGAATGAGTCACTTCATGATTCAAGTAAATATAGGTTCCTCCACCAAAAAACTGCAATTGGCTAATGTGTGAACCCGAATCATAAAACCCACCATCCACGAGGAATTGACTGGATACAGCAGAAAGGCTGGCGGAATGGAAGGCTACTCCGTTTTTCTTAAAGTGAAGAAGCCCGGCAATAGCATCAATTTCCATGCTGAGGAGGTCGGATTGATCGCAATCAGTAACTCCCAAGCTTGTGGTACCGGCTGAACGTACATCAATGGTTCCATCCTCGATTTTCATTCCATAATCAAGCCCGCTCAGCTCGTTGGCTACTGCGTTGTTTTCATTTCGAAAACCAATAATTAATCGAGTGCTATTGGTGGTTTTAAACGAGAATCCTCCGTTTAAATATTTATGGTAGTAGTGCCCCGCTGTGAAATTGTAATCTCCCCAGCCCGAAGTGCTACCTACGCCTTGAAGACTCCAATCTGTGGTATCCACAAAAATGGAATCATCTGTCTTAAAAGGTATGTGATGAGAAACTGTAATCGGAAAGGTTGAAACATGGTTATTGGCATCTTCTATTTCTACCTCATATCGACCTGCCATCAAACCCATTAATGAGTCGGTTGGATCATTGACAAGCAGGGTATCAATTCGGTAGTTTACGGAATCTGTGTAAATAGTGTCATGTACTTCTGAAAGTTGACTGGTAAAACCCTTCCATCGGAAGGTGTAAGGACCAAAACCGTCAATATCCTTCAACTTGATGTATCCGTTGTACTGACCTGGCTCGGTGTTTCTGACCTGCATATCATATACAAATGGTCCACCAAAATCGGTCTCCACTCCCTCGAAATAGGCACCGGAATTATAAAAGGCACAGCAACCAAACAGCTCCATCGGAGCGGGTAAGGTGATTTCGGTTACTGGTAATCCTTCATGGATAAAGAAAAGGGTAGTTCCATTGGATTGGATTTCGAAGGCATCACCGGCACTATAACTTCCATAATATCCTTCTAACACCCCATTTTCAAAAACGTAGATTTCTCCGTCTTCCAAATAGAAACAGAAGTCTATTTCATCGAGCATCCCAACGGTATGACGACCTTCATCAAAACCAATGGCTTTGTTGAGATCACCGTCGCTAGGAGCAGTAAAAAAGATGGAGCCGGACTGATTGGCAGGAAGGGATGCAAATAGATTTGCTCCTGCATCTCCCCACTGGTCTGTTGAAACCTCTTTCGTAATTCGATGGGTTCCAAGATTAGATAGTGTGCCAAAATCGTCTACCCAATGGGCGTTGTAATTTTGAGCGAAACCCTGAAAAATGGCAAGCTGTAGAACACTTGCAATAATGATTCTTAATTTCATGATGGTAGGTTCTTAGAGTTGAAATTGATGACTTCCCTGACTGGTTTTGGTTGGATCATTATCTACCAGGCGAATTTCAATTTTCATTTTGCGCCGAAGGGCAAACGCCGAGTATTTGAGAATGCACCAATCTCCGGACCGGCTATAGGTCAGTCCTGCCGGCACCGAAGATTGTTTCAAACTGATTTCTTGATGACTTACTGTAGAATCCACGGGTCCTGAATTATCGATCAGGTCAACTACGATGCTATCCAAAGCCAGACTATCGTTATGGTTAAAAAGGATTTTGAGATCTACCATCTCTCCATTTTTTAGAGAGTCTGAAATCTGGGTAGCATTTTTGCCAGAGAGCGTATGCGCAACCGTGGGCTGAACAAAAACTTTGAAGTCAGCCGGTGCCGGATAGCTTTGAGCATATCCAGAAAAACAGGCAAAAAAGAGCAACATAAAGAGTATTCCTACTCCATTCCTACAATACATCATAATGGGGTGATTAGGGGTTGTTTTTTGGTTCGTTTTATTAAGTTACTGGTTCTGTTTTTTGGTTTTGTTATTTCAAATTTGCAACACGTTTTTCAAAACAGACTCGAATAAACCCGATGTTAATAACTTTTTAGTTGATTGATTTTAAGCAACTTCCAATTTTAACTGAAAGTCAACTTCGAATAAACCCGAAGTAGAGCCCTTTTTTACCCACCCCAAAATGCGCGTTTTGGAGCTTGGTGATTATTTTTGAATTGATTGGCCTCTTTATGAAGAGTTTTAATGGCTAAAAAGGATAATGGAATTTGGAAATATCAGGCCTTAATAAATTGCACTTTGTTTATCTATCCAAACCATTCAAGCTTATGCTAACGGATATTGTATTATTTCGCAATTGTAATTGGCAGACTTTGGCAATAAAGCTCTGATCGCTCCATGCCAAAATAGGACGGTTGGAAGAAGAACTCTCCCCTTCTCATATTAACCAAAATTTAGGCGTATTGAAGTTTATAACATTAAATGGAGGTTCAACAAAACAACGCATTACACCCAAAATTCATCAATTACATTGAAAGCCATAAACACTCCAGCTTGGTCCTCTCAAATGTGTCGAATCATTGTGTTTTTTCAACTTTTGAAGAAACAATTCATGTTCAATTTCTGTTTCTAGACTCAAGGGGAGATAATGAATGTGTTTCGAATAGGCATAACCCTCCAATTTTCCCCAGCAACTTTTTTTGAAAGCAGCTACCTTTACCATGTTCGGGTTCTTAGGTAATACATCAACCACATAAAAAGTATCGGCAAAAGGCGCAAACAAAATATCGAAATTCATTATTATGCCATTTATACTTCCCGCGTCCTCTGCCTGCTTATAAAACTTTAGAAGATTTGATGTATCCTGGTGTTGCCTAACAATAAAAACAGGACATGTTTTTGGGCAATACTTTTCACCATTGCTAAAAACCTTTACCGTCCTCCTACTTTTTACTCTGGCATAATCCCCTTTACCTGAAAGCGTCTAATTTGAAAAACCGCAATAACAACGATACCAAAGATTACGCCTAATATTAAATTCCATTTAAAAAAATTTCTCACTGCCTTAAACTCTTAGGAATTGATTCTTCCCACTTTTCCCGGAATTCATAGAAATCATCAATGTTAATTTGAAGAAGTCTCATATCGATCTCATCATTGGATTCTAGGTTTTTCTTGAGAGGAGAATATGACTCTTTGACATGATTGAACAATATACCTTTCTCAGATGAGCAAACCTGTAAATAGTAATCTAAGCCATTAATTCTTAAAGTGCAGTGTAAAAATCGAAGCAAGGCATACAACGGATCTAACCTATCATTTTTATTGACCTCTACTATCAAGTTTTTCAGATTATCCATTGACATATTGTTCCAGCCGGAAGGAAATGATCTTAAAAACCGAGAGGCCGAGGATGACGAATATGAGAACAACGCATGTCTGAAAAACGTTGTGGGTTCCGCCATCACCAAATCCATAATTTCACTTTTTCTATGAAAATCTGGTTCTAAGAAATTTTCCTGTTCGCTAAACTTTTCAAAAACTTCATTAAAATTCATCTTTAGATGTAGATTTTGCAGCTTTCATTATAAGGGTCTAAATTGGTAATATGACTTTGATTCTTCCTCCTAAAAAGCATTAGAAAGCTCAAACATGGGCAAGTACATCGCAATCAGAATGACGGCTACGATGGAACCTATAAATAGAATAAGAATGGGTTCGAGCACGCTACTGAGGGTGGCGGCTCGATGCTCCATGTCCTGATTGAGTTGCTCGGTGAGCTGCTCGAAGATTTGTTCCAATCGATTTACCTCTTCTCCTACCTTTAATAAGGTAATGGTTCGCCGATCAAACAAACTACTTTTTTCCAAACTCTTATACAGAGGTGTTCCTTGGAGAATGTCTTTGTTGGCGGTTTGAATGGCTTGCTCAAGAGGATAAAATCGAATCATCTTTTCAAGCAGCAATAGGGCTTCACTCAACGGGGTTTTACTGGATAACAACAAAGTCATTGCCCGGCAAAATCGAAGGAGGTAAGTTTTTCTTACCATGGGCCCCACCAAGGGCAGGTTCATGAGTAAATGAGAACGAAATTTTCGGAATTGCTCCTGGTGGCCCAAGCTTCGGTTAAGTAGGATGATGGATGTTACCACTAAACCAATAATCAATGCTACAGGTCCCATGGCATCGGATAAGGCCAAAACCCATTGCGTTAATTCGGGCAACTCTTTTCCAAAACGCTGAAACACATCTTCAAAAAGGGGTACAATGAATTTCAACATAAAGAAGACGGCACCAAAAGCGGTAAGCAATACGATCACCGGATAAGAAAGGGCGTTGATGAGTTTCTTTTTCTGCTCGGTTTTTTGCTTGTAATAGGAGGCCAAATCGGCAAAAACATGATTGAGTTCTCCGGTCTCCTCCCCTATTCGTACGCTGTAAAACTCATACTCAGAAAACTTTCCGGATTGCTCTTGTGCCTCCGCAATGCTCTTACCCCGAATCACTTCTTTGCGTAAGGCATCGAAGTAAGGATAATGCTTTGTTGAGGCAAAGTCTTCCAAGACAATTTCTAAAGCCGATTTCACATCAAGACCCGAGGTGAGTAGAATATGCATTTCAGAATAAAACCGCTGCTTGACCTTATCTCCAAACCCGGAAGACAATAAATCTCGTTTCCAAAATGGAAGAGCATCGCTCTTTTCCACTTGACGTGGAGCTACCGAAGTACTTGCCAATTCGTTTAAGTTCAAGGCCATGATGCTCGTTTTTTAGGTTGAAGGGAATAGAAATACTGAGCTTTCTCTTGTTGCAAGATCAGCGAATCACCCTGGATAATCCAAGCGCAATTATAAAAGGTATCGATTCGAAAGGTTTGGTTGCGCAATAAGTATCCATCCAGGTTTTGATAACTCACCCGTTTGCCTCGATCGACCAAAGTCAGCGCGTTTTGATCAAGTTCAATGGATTCACAAGCCTGAAAATCCACATTAAACAGTGATGCTAATGCATACTGATCCAATTGCTGGTCTTGATGGGTTTGAAAATTCCCATAGGACTTCACTACCATTCCATACGCCATGTAGCCCAACGAAAAAACGACTGAGGTTAAAGCCAAAACCACAGCTAACTCCAACAAAGTAAAGGCCTGTAGCTTATTCATCAATCAACCATTTTTTAAGGCTATACCATTCCCTGTAATCATCGCGGGCATACATTTCTACCAATTTCAACCGATCATCGCCTTGAGCAGGTGTGACAAAAACTTCCACCTGATATCCTTCAAAGGGATAGGTTCCTGCCCTCAGTTGCGGCGACTCTAACAACTGCCTGCAGCTTTGCCTGGCTTCGGCCTTTTTTTCTACACTTACTCCAGCAATTACCCGAGACGAAATCCAGAGAGCAAGCCCCGTGGTTAAAGCCAAAAGGGTAATCGCGACGATCACCTCAACCAAGGTTTGCCCCTTCACCTTATGAGCGCTTAGTCGAGCCATAAAATGATGGATTTGTGGTTGGAATAATTGATGAGATTACCGGTCAAAAAATCGGACGGGAGTTTATGAATATCCAACTCTACCGACAGCAGGTGATTCTCGTATAAGGAAGATGGCGTTTTCATGAGCATTCGCTTACACCACAATTGCCCGTGAATGTTGCCTTTTAAATCCAAATCCTGGTTGGTGTATACCTGCCCTACCAGAAGCACATCAGGATGAATTTTCAAGGTAGAAAAATGACGGATCGGCTCAACCTCGTTAATCAAAAAGGTAATTCCCTCAATCCTTGAACCGGACTCTATTTCCAGGTTTACCGACTTATTCTCGGGCTGTAACAAACCCACTGCCGATGGATGTTTAAGGTTGCAGTTGGCCTCAATGTGGATCTTTTCGGTGGCAAACAACTGGGCCTGAAGGGTACTCCCCTCCTGCACAACAATTTCTCGAGCAAACACCTGCACACCGTTTAACTGGGCTGTATTTGCAATCGTCACCTTCCCTGGAAAATGGAGAATTACATTTCCTTCAAAAAAACCTGTACAGTATTCTTCTCCTGCAGAAGCACGAACGACTAGATTCTTCTCGTAAAAAGGAACGTTCAAGCTATCATTGGATATATAGGTCAACACAGAGTCGCTGGCAAATTGGCCCAGCAAATTGCGATGGAGGGCCTGTATTCTTTCAGCATCCGGTTTTGGTAAACTTCGCTGACTGGTCTTTACAGCTCCATAGATCAACTGCTCTCCTTGGTAATTCTGCCCTTCGATGTAGGCACGCTTCACGCCCGACTTGGGAAGATAAACCGGACCTCCTATGTAGGTTTTTCCACATAGCGCCAGGGGTTTACTTCGATCTTGAAGATAGAGGGAAAAAGATTCGTCAATAGAACGGCCTAACCATACCGATTTGGAAAATTCATGCTTACCCGTATGCGCTTCAGAGGTAAGTGTTTCGTACACGCCCCAGGGTTTAGATGTCAGTTTAACGGAATCCTGAAATTGGTGATAGAGGTCGAGTTCGGTAGGAATATAGTCCTTCAAATCCTGATTCAAGCCCAAAGCGATACCTGAGAAACAATTGTCTACCACTTTATCGGACCGGTCCCAGTGCAACAGCTCTTGCCTAACGGAATGGGCATATAAGATAAAAGAGCCACTTATCAGACTAATAAGCAGAGCCATCACCAGGGCAAAATACAAGGCGGATGCTTGCAATTTTTTCATGAATCCTCCTGGGTCTCCTTGGATTTAAACCATGGGAACAGACCGTTCTTCTCTTTCTTTTCTTTCTTCTCTTTTACCTTCTTCTCATTGGTTTTGGGTTTTGGGTTGTTCGATTCGTTCTTGTCGGCCTTTTCTTTAGAAGCAAACCATCCTTTTGTCGTCCTCTTCCACCAGGACTCCTGTTTGTCTTCATTAAGATCTTCGGAAGTTGTTTTCTTTTCTTGTTTCTTGGTCGACTTTACTTCCTTTTCCTCTTTTTCAGATTTTTCAATATTCTCAAGAATCTCGGATTTGTCCTTCTTTTCCTTTTTAGTGCGATCCTTGACTTTTGGCTTTTTAACCTTTTCGTCTTTGATCTTCTTCACCTTGGGTGTTCCATTCTTATAACTGATCCGGGTAACCGTTTCATCGGTTGAGTGAAGAACTGAATCACCGTGCAGAATTCCCTTTTTGTATTCAGCTGTTGCCTGTACCTTACCTTCAGCATCGT is a window encoding:
- a CDS encoding prepilin-type N-terminal cleavage/methylation domain-containing protein; the protein is MNKLQAFTLLELAVVLALTSVVFSLGYMAYGMVVKSYGNFQTHQDQQLDQYALASLFNVDFQACESIELDQNALTLVDRGKRVSYQNLDGYLLRNQTFRIDTFYNCAWIIQGDSLILQQEKAQYFYSLQPKKRASWP
- a CDS encoding type II secretion system F family protein produces the protein MALNLNELASTSVAPRQVEKSDALPFWKRDLLSSGFGDKVKQRFYSEMHILLTSGLDVKSALEIVLEDFASTKHYPYFDALRKEVIRGKSIAEAQEQSGKFSEYEFYSVRIGEETGELNHVFADLASYYKQKTEQKKKLINALSYPVIVLLTAFGAVFFMLKFIVPLFEDVFQRFGKELPELTQWVLALSDAMGPVALIIGLVVTSIILLNRSLGHQEQFRKFRSHLLMNLPLVGPMVRKTYLLRFCRAMTLLLSSKTPLSEALLLLEKMIRFYPLEQAIQTANKDILQGTPLYKSLEKSSLFDRRTITLLKVGEEVNRLEQIFEQLTEQLNQDMEHRAATLSSVLEPILILFIGSIVAVILIAMYLPMFELSNAF
- a CDS encoding polymer-forming cytoskeletal protein yields the protein MKKLQASALYFALVMALLISLISGSFILYAHSVRQELLHWDRSDKVVDNCFSGIALGLNQDLKDYIPTELDLYHQFQDSVKLTSKPWGVYETLTSEAHTGKHEFSKSVWLGRSIDESFSLYLQDRSKPLALCGKTYIGGPVYLPKSGVKRAYIEGQNYQGEQLIYGAVKTSQRSLPKPDAERIQALHRNLLGQFASDSVLTYISNDSLNVPFYEKNLVVRASAGEEYCTGFFEGNVILHFPGKVTIANTAQLNGVQVFAREIVVQEGSTLQAQLFATEKIHIEANCNLKHPSAVGLLQPENKSVNLEIESGSRIEGITFLINEVEPIRHFSTLKIHPDVLLVGQVYTNQDLDLKGNIHGQLWCKRMLMKTPSSLYENHLLSVELDIHKLPSDFLTGNLINYSNHKSIILWLD
- a CDS encoding prepilin-type N-terminal cleavage/methylation domain-containing protein; this translates as MARLSAHKVKGQTLVEVIVAITLLALTTGLALWISSRVIAGVSVEKKAEARQSCRQLLESPQLRAGTYPFEGYQVEVFVTPAQGDDRLKLVEMYARDDYREWYSLKKWLIDE